The Thiothrix subterranea genome has a segment encoding these proteins:
- a CDS encoding DUF4124 domain-containing protein, producing the protein MLIFGLVSVSVQAEIYRWVDAAGNTVYGDNPPKQSAAKPVDLPMLTVADSPAPAPAAKPEAAPAAEEEAYTDFAITSPTADEAIRANEGNVTVSVSLKPALKPGDGVALYLDSKQVGSGASLSFALTEVERGEHSVFAVLSNAAGDIIQNTEPVKFSVLRHSALQ; encoded by the coding sequence TTGTTAATATTCGGTCTTGTGAGCGTGTCGGTGCAGGCGGAAATTTACCGTTGGGTGGATGCTGCCGGTAACACGGTGTATGGCGATAACCCACCGAAACAAAGTGCTGCCAAACCCGTGGATTTGCCGATGTTAACCGTGGCAGATAGCCCCGCACCTGCGCCCGCTGCCAAGCCCGAAGCAGCGCCCGCAGCAGAGGAAGAGGCGTATACCGATTTCGCGATTACCTCGCCTACTGCCGATGAAGCTATCCGCGCTAACGAGGGAAATGTGACGGTGAGCGTATCCCTGAAACCGGCATTGAAACCCGGCGATGGGGTGGCGCTCTATTTGGACTCAAAACAAGTCGGTTCCGGCGCATCGCTGTCTTTCGCGCTGACCGAAGTCGAGCGCGGCGAACACAGCGTATTTGCCGTATTAAGCAATGCGGCAGGTGACATTATCCAAAACACCGAGCCGGTGAAATTCAGCGTTTTGCGGCATTCAGCCCTGCAATAG
- a CDS encoding YggS family pyridoxal phosphate-dependent enzyme has protein sequence MTIRDNIQTIGERIRAAEQRFGRKPGSVQLLAVSKKHPSASIREAIDAGQTYFGENYVQEMVEKAAELANGSSDLEWHFIGPIQSNKTRLIASTARWVHSVDSLKIAQRLSDQKPADAPAINICLQVNISNELSKSGVQPAELAALASQIAALPGIRWRGLMAIPAPEQDFAQQRAVFAQVRALQENLVAQGFTLDTLSMGMTDDMEAAIAEGATIVRIGTAIFGSRA, from the coding sequence ATGACAATCCGTGACAATATCCAGACAATCGGCGAACGCATCCGCGCTGCCGAACAACGCTTTGGGCGCAAACCCGGCAGTGTGCAATTATTGGCAGTGAGCAAGAAACATCCCAGCGCCAGTATTCGCGAAGCCATCGACGCGGGGCAAACCTATTTCGGTGAAAATTACGTGCAAGAAATGGTCGAAAAAGCCGCCGAACTCGCCAATGGCAGCAGCGATCTGGAATGGCATTTCATCGGCCCAATCCAATCCAACAAAACCCGCTTGATCGCCAGCACTGCCCGCTGGGTGCATTCGGTCGACAGTCTCAAAATTGCCCAGCGCTTAAGCGACCAAAAACCAGCGGACGCGCCTGCGATTAATATTTGCTTGCAAGTGAATATCAGCAATGAGCTCAGCAAATCGGGGGTACAACCGGCGGAATTGGCGGCATTGGCAAGCCAGATTGCTGCTTTACCGGGGATTCGCTGGCGGGGTTTGATGGCAATTCCTGCGCCAGAACAGGATTTCGCTCAGCAACGCGCCGTGTTTGCGCAAGTGCGGGCGTTGCAAGAGAATTTGGTGGCGCAAGGTTTCACGCTGGATACGCTGTCAATGGGCATGACCGATGACATGGAAGCCGCGATTGCCGAAGGTGCAACCATCGTGCGCATTGGCACGGCGATTTTCGGCTCGCGGGCTTAG
- a CDS encoding type IV pilus twitching motility protein PilT encodes MDITQLLAFSVKNNASDLHLSGGMPPMIRVDGEMRKINLPVLDHKQVHALVYDIMNDHQRKNYEEHWECDFSFEIPGVARFRVNAFNQNRGAGAVFRTIPSKVLTLDQLGAPGIFRKISENPRGLVLVTGPTGSGKSTTLAAMVDYKNDTDYGHILTIEDPIEFVHESKKSLVNQREVHRDTKGFEAALRSALREDPDTILVGEMRDLETIRLALTAAETGHLVFGTLHTTSAPKTIDRIVDVFPAAEKEMVRSMLSESLQAVISQTLLKKKGGGRVAAHEILIGNRAVRNLIRENKIAQMRSAMQTGQSDGMQTLDQSLKNLVMKGLVDREAARRKADNPDSI; translated from the coding sequence ATGGACATTACCCAACTGCTGGCGTTCAGCGTCAAAAACAATGCCTCCGACTTGCACTTGTCGGGCGGGATGCCCCCCATGATCCGTGTCGATGGCGAAATGCGCAAGATCAACTTGCCGGTACTCGACCATAAACAGGTACACGCGCTGGTGTACGACATCATGAATGATCACCAACGCAAAAATTACGAAGAGCATTGGGAATGCGATTTCTCGTTTGAAATTCCCGGTGTGGCGCGGTTTCGTGTGAATGCCTTTAACCAAAACCGTGGTGCTGGTGCGGTGTTTCGTACCATCCCCAGCAAAGTATTAACACTCGATCAGTTGGGTGCGCCCGGTATTTTTCGGAAAATTTCGGAAAACCCACGCGGCTTGGTGTTGGTAACAGGGCCGACCGGTTCGGGCAAATCCACCACGCTTGCGGCAATGGTCGATTACAAAAATGACACCGATTACGGGCATATTCTTACCATCGAAGACCCGATCGAATTCGTGCACGAAAGCAAAAAAAGTCTGGTCAACCAACGTGAGGTGCATCGCGACACCAAAGGCTTTGAAGCCGCTCTCCGTTCCGCTTTGCGTGAAGACCCGGATACCATTCTGGTCGGGGAAATGCGTGACTTGGAAACCATTCGCTTGGCATTGACGGCGGCGGAAACCGGGCATTTGGTGTTTGGCACGTTGCATACGACATCCGCACCCAAAACCATTGACCGTATTGTGGATGTGTTCCCCGCTGCCGAAAAAGAGATGGTGCGTTCCATGCTTTCCGAATCCTTGCAGGCGGTGATTTCGCAAACCCTGCTGAAGAAAAAAGGCGGCGGGCGCGTGGCAGCACACGAAATTCTGATTGGCAATCGGGCGGTGCGTAACCTGATTCGCGAAAATAAGATTGCGCAAATGCGTTCTGCAATGCAAACCGGGCAAAGTGACGGGATGCAAACCCTTGATCAATCACTGAAAAACTTGGTGATGAAAGGTTTGGTGGATCGTGAAGCGGCGCGGCGCAAAGCCGATAACCCGGATTCTATTTAA
- a CDS encoding PilT/PilU family type 4a pilus ATPase: protein MDRDAAVSYVHKLLATMLEKKASDLYVTAEAAPSAKIASEMVPLTNQPLNEQTARMLVRAIMNDRQLKQFEEDMECNFSISLPGKARFRVNAFTQRGCAGMVLRHIPNHIPGLKELGLPPVLREIAMTKRGLVIMVGATGSGKSTTLASMVDFRNTNSKGHIVTIEDPIEFVHQHKGCLITQREVGVDTSSYEIAMKNTLRQAPDVILLGEIRDREAMDYAIAYAETGHLCLSTLHANSSNQAIDRIINFFPEERRNQLLMDLSLNLKAVVSQRLVRKAKGEGRLPAVEVVINTPLMADLILKGDVPGMKILTSKSREHGMRTFDQALFDLIEARQITVHEALRHADSQNDLRLRLKLESRFAQDNDFFKGLDELAIEPLENATR from the coding sequence ATGGATCGCGATGCTGCTGTCAGCTATGTGCATAAGTTATTGGCTACTATGTTGGAAAAGAAAGCTTCCGACTTGTATGTCACCGCCGAGGCTGCCCCTTCTGCCAAAATTGCCAGCGAAATGGTGCCGTTAACCAATCAGCCATTGAATGAGCAAACGGCGCGGATGTTGGTGCGGGCGATTATGAACGACCGCCAGCTCAAACAGTTTGAGGAGGACATGGAATGCAACTTTTCCATTAGTCTGCCGGGCAAGGCGCGATTCCGGGTGAATGCGTTCACGCAACGCGGTTGTGCGGGGATGGTGTTACGCCATATTCCTAACCATATTCCCGGTTTGAAAGAGTTGGGGTTGCCGCCGGTATTGCGCGAGATTGCCATGACCAAACGCGGTTTGGTGATTATGGTGGGGGCGACGGGTTCGGGTAAATCGACCACACTGGCGTCGATGGTCGATTTTCGCAATACCAATTCCAAAGGGCATATCGTCACGATTGAAGACCCGATTGAGTTTGTGCATCAGCACAAGGGGTGCTTGATTACGCAGCGCGAAGTGGGGGTCGATACCAGCAGTTATGAGATTGCGATGAAAAATACCTTGCGCCAAGCCCCTGATGTGATTTTGTTAGGCGAAATTCGGGATCGTGAGGCGATGGATTACGCGATTGCCTACGCTGAAACCGGGCATTTGTGCTTGTCGACCTTGCACGCCAACAGTTCCAACCAAGCGATCGACCGTATTATCAACTTTTTCCCCGAAGAACGCCGCAACCAGTTATTGATGGATTTATCCCTCAACCTGAAGGCGGTGGTATCACAGCGCTTGGTGCGTAAAGCCAAAGGGGAAGGGCGTTTGCCAGCGGTGGAAGTGGTGATTAATACGCCATTAATGGCAGATTTAATTCTGAAAGGCGATGTGCCGGGCATGAAGATTCTGACCTCGAAATCGCGCGAACACGGGATGCGCACCTTTGACCAAGCGCTATTTGATTTGATTGAAGCGCGGCAAATCACCGTGCATGAAGCGTTGCGTCATGCCGATTCGCAGAATGACTTGCGCTTACGCCTCAAATTGGAAAGCCGGTTTGCGCAAGATAATGACTTCTTTAAGGGGTTGGATGAGTTGGCGATTGAGCCGCTGGAGAATGCCACACGATGA
- a CDS encoding PilT/PilU family type 4a pilus ATPase yields MTILSEAEMRITPLLNVMVKQSASDLYLTTGAHATIKVRGQLKRISRESMKPGNIRQLAEEILTATEIEAFFADRELNKGFSLKGIGRFRMNFYFQRGEVSMVIRHIRSDIRSPDELKLPEVLKKLVMQKEGMLLFVGSTGSGKSTSMASLIQHRNEHHCGHILTIEDPIEYTFRHGKSIIGQREVGFDTLSYANAMREAMREAPDMIMVGEVRDTETMDAVLGFADTGHLVLSTLHATNVIQALERMLYLFPSENKGRVLMDLSLNLRGIVAQRLIPDEKDGLHLAAEVLVNTPYVAELIRTGQFGELKEIIAKGSVDGMQTFDQALYQLYTGSHISKTVALEYAGSRNDLEWQINFGAGHAEDNAAHYDLPEMA; encoded by the coding sequence ATGACCATTTTAAGTGAAGCTGAGATGCGCATCACACCATTATTGAATGTGATGGTGAAACAAAGCGCATCGGATTTGTATTTGACCACGGGGGCGCACGCCACGATTAAGGTGCGCGGGCAGCTCAAACGCATTAGCCGGGAGTCGATGAAGCCGGGCAATATTCGCCAATTAGCCGAAGAAATCCTGACGGCAACCGAAATTGAAGCTTTCTTTGCCGATCGTGAGTTAAACAAGGGATTTTCGCTGAAAGGCATTGGGCGTTTCCGCATGAATTTTTATTTTCAGCGCGGGGAAGTGTCGATGGTGATTCGCCATATTCGTTCCGACATTCGCTCGCCGGATGAGTTGAAATTGCCGGAAGTGCTGAAAAAACTGGTGATGCAAAAAGAGGGGATGTTGCTGTTCGTGGGGTCTACGGGGTCGGGGAAGTCGACGTCGATGGCATCCTTGATTCAGCACCGCAATGAGCACCATTGTGGGCATATTTTGACGATTGAAGATCCGATCGAATACACCTTCCGCCACGGTAAATCCATTATTGGGCAGCGTGAAGTCGGTTTTGACACCTTGAGTTACGCTAATGCGATGCGCGAAGCCATGCGGGAAGCCCCGGATATGATCATGGTGGGGGAGGTGCGCGATACCGAAACCATGGATGCGGTGTTGGGTTTTGCGGATACCGGGCATTTGGTGTTGTCGACCTTGCACGCGACTAACGTGATTCAGGCGCTGGAGCGGATGTTGTATTTGTTTCCCAGTGAAAATAAAGGCCGGGTGTTGATGGATTTGTCCTTGAATTTGCGCGGGATTGTGGCGCAACGGCTGATTCCTGATGAAAAAGATGGCTTGCATCTGGCGGCAGAGGTGTTGGTGAATACCCCGTATGTCGCTGAGCTGATTCGTACCGGACAATTTGGCGAGTTGAAAGAGATTATTGCCAAAGGGTCTGTGGATGGGATGCAAACCTTTGACCAAGCCTTGTACCAGCTTTACACCGGCAGCCATATCAGCAAGACCGTGGCCTTGGAGTACGCCGGTTCCCGCAATGATTTGGAGTGGCAAATCAATTTCGGCGCGGGTCACGCCGAAGACAACGCCGCGCATTATGATTTGCCGGAAATGGCTTAA
- the bioD gene encoding dethiobiotin synthase, with translation MGIIVPTFAHWLTASGVNTARGIFMTGTDTGVGKTWVGIQLITCLRALGREVMVRKPVESGWADDIQQTDAWQLAQAAGQAFDQRICPYHFSAALAPPRAAQLAGESVSLQQLVAACPTHWESHQFLHVEGAGGFYSPIADDGLNADLAQKLGLPVIVVAEDRLGCINHVLLTVAAVQQRGLTLAGVILNARTPRVNGMDNAQDMCQYLDVPIVAFPCA, from the coding sequence ATGGGGATAATTGTTCCAACATTCGCACACTGGCTGACGGCATCTGGCGTGAATACGGCTAGGGGTATTTTCATGACCGGCACGGATACCGGCGTGGGTAAAACCTGGGTCGGCATCCAACTGATTACGTGCTTGCGGGCTTTAGGGCGTGAAGTGATGGTGCGCAAACCCGTGGAATCGGGTTGGGCTGACGACATTCAGCAAACGGATGCTTGGCAATTGGCTCAGGCAGCAGGGCAAGCCTTTGACCAACGCATTTGCCCCTATCACTTTAGCGCCGCGCTTGCCCCGCCACGCGCCGCACAACTTGCCGGAGAAAGCGTGTCACTGCAACAACTGGTAGCCGCTTGCCCCACGCATTGGGAATCCCACCAGTTTTTGCATGTGGAAGGCGCGGGCGGCTTTTATTCACCGATTGCCGACGATGGCCTCAATGCCGATCTTGCCCAAAAGCTGGGCTTACCCGTGATTGTCGTTGCCGAAGACCGTTTGGGTTGCATCAACCATGTGTTACTCACGGTCGCAGCGGTGCAACAACGCGGCCTCACCTTGGCAGGCGTTATTCTCAATGCCCGCACGCCCCGTGTGAACGGCATGGATAATGCTCAAGATATGTGCCAGTACTTGGACGTACCAATCGTCGCCTTCCCGTGTGCTTAA
- a CDS encoding Lcl C-terminal domain-containing protein: MTIKRLTLVLGSSLLLSCANWAMAQQNCQGNIPASTPVQRFNDQGNGTLIDTNTGLMWKKCLEGQTGERCVGSALRMEWDRAANLAQLVGSDNFAGYAGWRLPTLDELNSIVEQRCVEPAANLDVFPHMPAVGLWSMNQVDPLAWSMDFAKGRAYENLKGAGMYIRLVRNLR, from the coding sequence ATGACGATAAAAAGGCTCACCCTTGTGTTGGGCAGCAGTTTGCTGCTTTCTTGTGCTAATTGGGCGATGGCTCAGCAAAATTGTCAGGGAAATATTCCCGCTTCTACCCCAGTGCAACGCTTCAATGATCAAGGCAATGGCACTTTAATTGACACTAACACCGGCTTAATGTGGAAAAAATGCTTAGAAGGGCAAACTGGAGAGCGTTGCGTCGGGTCGGCGTTACGCATGGAATGGGACAGAGCCGCTAATCTCGCGCAATTGGTCGGCAGTGATAATTTCGCCGGTTACGCGGGCTGGCGTTTACCGACGTTGGATGAACTCAACAGCATTGTGGAACAGCGTTGTGTCGAACCCGCTGCTAATTTGGACGTATTTCCACACATGCCCGCCGTTGGGCTGTGGTCGATGAATCAGGTCGACCCACTTGCGTGGAGCATGGATTTCGCTAAAGGCCGCGCCTATGAAAATCTCAAAGGCGCGGGTATGTACATTCGCTTGGTGCGTAATTTACGCTAA
- a CDS encoding complex I subunit 4 family protein: protein MDSLTSMDFPWLSLLLLMLPLGAILTAFMPGKEARLAALTTAVLTLGVALIIVAGFDPQQAGFQFVEKTPWMPSLGIHYLLGVDGLSVLFLPFTALLFIGVILASWNAIRTMTRLYFALLLVLECTMMGIFTSLDTILFFLFWEMTLLPLFFLISLWGSGANRRYAGVKYSLFMLAGGLPILLGFVVLAMNNSTGMSFAYTDLLQGSREYGVQVTVFFLLLVGFGVKIPLFPLHTWLPVVAQEGPATTVALLTGLKVGAYGLLRFGLPLVPDAALEFRWILVGLGMIGVLYGAVAALSQTSLRRMLAFSSLSHVGLVVLGIAAFSPQGMQGAIFQLLNFTLIAGGLFLITGFLHQRTGSTELLSLGGVAKSMPLLASLFFFLGLAGIGMPATSGFPAEFLLIVSILEVHTGAGLVVLFVVILGAAYFLNFYRKAFLGEARHDIIRDAPDLKPRELGVLLLIVILVLVFGLYPQGMLDMTETSSQYWVSLMLPTDTSP from the coding sequence ATGGATAGCTTAACAAGCATGGATTTTCCTTGGCTCAGCCTGTTACTGCTGATGTTACCGTTGGGCGCAATCTTGACCGCATTCATGCCGGGCAAAGAAGCTCGCTTGGCGGCGTTGACCACGGCGGTACTGACATTGGGGGTGGCGCTCATTATCGTAGCGGGATTTGATCCGCAGCAGGCGGGATTCCAATTTGTGGAAAAAACCCCCTGGATGCCGAGTTTGGGGATTCATTACCTCTTGGGGGTGGATGGGCTATCGGTCTTGTTCCTGCCATTCACCGCGCTGTTGTTCATTGGGGTGATATTGGCGTCCTGGAACGCGATTCGCACCATGACACGCCTGTATTTCGCGCTATTGCTGGTGTTGGAATGCACCATGATGGGCATTTTCACCTCGCTGGATACGATTTTGTTTTTCCTGTTCTGGGAAATGACTTTGCTGCCGCTGTTCTTCCTGATCAGTTTGTGGGGCAGCGGTGCGAATCGGCGTTACGCGGGGGTGAAATACAGCTTGTTTATGTTGGCGGGTGGCTTGCCAATTCTGCTGGGGTTTGTGGTGCTGGCGATGAATAATTCCACGGGGATGAGTTTTGCCTACACCGATTTATTGCAAGGTAGCCGTGAATACGGGGTGCAGGTGACGGTGTTTTTCCTGTTGCTGGTGGGGTTTGGGGTGAAAATTCCGCTGTTCCCGCTGCACACGTGGTTGCCGGTGGTCGCGCAAGAAGGGCCTGCTACCACCGTGGCCTTGCTGACGGGTTTGAAAGTCGGGGCGTATGGGTTATTGCGCTTTGGCTTGCCGCTGGTGCCAGATGCCGCCTTGGAATTCCGCTGGATTCTGGTGGGTTTAGGAATGATTGGGGTGTTGTATGGCGCGGTGGCGGCGTTGAGCCAAACCAGTTTGCGGCGCATGTTGGCGTTTTCATCCTTAAGCCACGTCGGGCTAGTGGTATTGGGGATTGCCGCGTTTAGCCCGCAAGGGATGCAGGGCGCAATCTTCCAGTTGCTGAACTTTACGCTGATTGCGGGTGGCTTGTTTTTGATTACCGGCTTTTTGCATCAACGCACCGGCTCGACGGAATTATTGAGTTTGGGCGGAGTAGCGAAATCCATGCCCTTGCTGGCATCGCTGTTCTTCTTCCTCGGTTTGGCGGGAATCGGAATGCCAGCCACCAGCGGTTTTCCGGCGGAATTTTTGCTGATCGTGAGTATTTTGGAAGTACACACCGGCGCAGGTTTGGTGGTGTTGTTTGTGGTGATTTTGGGGGCGGCGTATTTCCTGAACTTCTACCGCAAAGCCTTTCTGGGTGAAGCGCGTCACGACATTATCCGTGACGCACCTGACTTGAAGCCGCGAGAACTGGGTGTCCTGCTGCTGATAGTTATACTGGTGCTGGTGTTCGGCCTTTATCCACAGGGGATGTTGGATATGACCGAAACCAGCAGCCAGTATTGGGTGAGCTTGATGCTGCCAACGGATACGTCACCGTAA
- a CDS encoding complex I subunit 4 family protein encodes MTFSEIPAASPLLTMLQLFPLLTGLVLIKIRGNAAVALAGIMALAQMLLAVSLYAKFDVNQAAGVMQFAERFQILGAFHYHAAVDGIGVMFVLLTSLISLLSVAFILVRRLHESSILAVMMMIQSVITSQFVTVDLLWFTCMSFLEVVMVAYLTKRWPTFHDIQPTLARYLQFMVVGLLLLVFGTLVLGWNYADANAGRWSFSLYELATLGFGAHDMVGTLVFFALFYAMAVRIPLFPFHGWLPAFMLHGNVAVAPIYLLGLKVGVYGLLRFVFPIVPHAVWEWHMVATVFAATGVFYAAFLAMRQQTLRELLAFAVISHTGILTIGLFSLHRMAFEGAVLLAMNFGLAITGLLLMTGMVWQRTRTTRLTKLGGMMDYIPIVGLAFLVAGLAIVGMPGTPGFDAVHFVLEGSIKRFGALVTVAAALGNLVAAGFLLRAFQQAFLANPGVDTKRWDTNPTYPAEMLMASIVIVVTVTAGFYSAPWIALIDQPIQGLAGLFAEYTGDVQGGEH; translated from the coding sequence ATGACATTTTCGGAAATTCCGGCAGCATCACCGTTGTTGACCATGTTGCAACTGTTCCCGCTGTTGACCGGGCTGGTGTTAATTAAGATACGCGGCAATGCGGCAGTGGCCTTGGCAGGCATTATGGCGCTGGCGCAAATGTTGCTGGCGGTAAGCTTGTATGCCAAGTTTGATGTGAATCAAGCGGCGGGGGTGATGCAGTTTGCGGAACGTTTCCAGATACTCGGCGCGTTTCACTACCACGCGGCGGTGGATGGCATCGGGGTCATGTTTGTGTTGCTGACCAGCTTGATCAGCCTATTGAGTGTGGCGTTTATTCTGGTGCGGCGTTTGCACGAAAGTTCGATACTGGCAGTGATGATGATGATTCAGTCCGTCATTACCAGTCAGTTTGTAACGGTGGATTTGCTGTGGTTTACCTGTATGTCCTTCCTCGAAGTGGTCATGGTGGCGTATTTGACCAAGCGCTGGCCGACGTTCCACGACATTCAACCGACCTTGGCGCGTTACCTGCAATTCATGGTAGTGGGCTTATTGCTGCTGGTGTTTGGCACGCTGGTGTTGGGCTGGAATTACGCCGATGCGAATGCCGGACGCTGGAGTTTCAGCCTGTATGAGCTGGCAACCCTCGGCTTTGGGGCGCACGATATGGTGGGAACCTTGGTGTTCTTCGCCCTGTTTTATGCAATGGCGGTACGGATTCCGTTATTCCCGTTTCACGGCTGGCTACCTGCGTTTATGTTGCACGGCAATGTGGCGGTCGCACCGATTTACTTGCTGGGCTTGAAAGTGGGGGTCTACGGGCTGTTGCGCTTTGTATTCCCGATTGTGCCTCATGCGGTGTGGGAATGGCACATGGTCGCCACCGTGTTCGCCGCTACCGGGGTGTTTTACGCCGCATTTTTGGCAATGCGTCAGCAAACCTTACGTGAATTGTTGGCGTTTGCGGTCATTAGCCATACCGGAATTTTGACGATTGGTTTATTTAGTTTGCATCGCATGGCGTTTGAAGGCGCTGTCTTGCTGGCGATGAATTTTGGATTGGCGATCACTGGCTTGTTACTGATGACCGGCATGGTGTGGCAACGCACCCGCACCACGCGCTTAACCAAGCTCGGTGGGATGATGGATTACATCCCAATTGTGGGCTTGGCATTTCTGGTGGCAGGCTTGGCGATTGTGGGAATGCCGGGAACACCGGGGTTTGATGCGGTGCATTTCGTGTTGGAAGGCTCGATTAAACGCTTCGGGGCGTTGGTGACAGTCGCTGCGGCTTTGGGCAACTTGGTGGCGGCGGGCTTTTTGTTACGCGCTTTCCAACAGGCGTTTTTAGCCAATCCGGGGGTGGATACCAAACGGTGGGATACCAACCCCACTTACCCGGCGGAAATGCTGATGGCAAGTATTGTGATTGTGGTAACGGTAACGGCGGGGTTCTATTCCGCGCCGTGGATTGCATTGATTGATCAGCCCATCCAAGGTTTGGCGGGGCTGTTTGCAGAATACACGGGCGACGTTCAAGGGGGAGAACATTGA
- a CDS encoding NADH-quinone oxidoreductase subunit 5 family protein: MANGWLLLIPGLPLLAAVLVALNRVLRWNRCEASERLSSQLVLGAGLLSLVLVLWADGQYLLHGSQHVMVLPWLHSGVYNASISFMLDGLSLSMSTLVAVITLLVTRFSVNYLHRDCGFQRFFMVLALFTAAMQLIALSGSAVLAFVGWELAGASSYLLIAYNWQSKTATINATRAFVTNRLGDAGFLLGMFMAFLLFRSTEWNVMLVPQAEQSSLLIGVAAFGLMGAALVKSAQFPFSAWITRALEGPTPSSTVFYGSLMVHAGVFLLLRIHPLLEQAPALQYLLLAVGVLTVLYGWLGGLAQTDIKTSLLFSTLAQTGLMLIAIALGWYSLALVHLVLHAVWRAYQFLHSPSFALHTQWQAAPAVPAWLGKRRWLHNAALQRFWLDPLADWLLVKPTVALSQEAQIFDGQILDKLSGTPGHHSGIATLADMQAMQQGRLRVESSIGIGSGLFGKLMQWIAERLEWFEQRLLLQQGGGKAKSILDTLGRYLDKIERLLTQPRYLVLLILATLVVIFQG, translated from the coding sequence ATGGCTAATGGCTGGTTATTACTGATTCCCGGTTTGCCCTTATTAGCCGCTGTATTGGTGGCGCTGAATCGGGTATTGCGTTGGAATCGCTGCGAAGCGAGCGAACGCCTCAGTTCACAGTTGGTGCTGGGTGCGGGCTTGCTGAGTCTGGTCTTGGTGTTGTGGGCGGATGGGCAATATTTATTGCACGGTAGCCAACACGTCATGGTATTGCCCTGGTTACACAGTGGCGTCTACAACGCCAGCATCAGTTTCATGCTGGATGGTTTGAGTTTGAGCATGTCGACCTTGGTAGCGGTAATTACGCTATTGGTGACACGCTTTTCGGTGAATTATTTGCACCGTGATTGCGGGTTTCAGCGCTTTTTCATGGTGCTGGCACTGTTCACCGCTGCGATGCAATTGATTGCTTTGTCGGGCAGCGCGGTGCTGGCGTTTGTGGGGTGGGAATTGGCCGGTGCGAGTTCTTACCTGTTGATTGCGTATAACTGGCAAAGCAAAACCGCAACCATCAATGCGACGCGGGCGTTCGTCACCAATCGGCTGGGGGATGCGGGCTTTTTGCTGGGCATGTTCATGGCGTTTTTGCTGTTCCGCAGCACCGAATGGAACGTGATGTTAGTGCCGCAAGCCGAGCAGTCGAGTTTGCTGATTGGCGTGGCGGCGTTTGGCTTGATGGGTGCGGCCTTGGTGAAATCGGCGCAATTTCCGTTTTCGGCGTGGATTACCCGTGCGCTGGAAGGGCCTACGCCGTCCAGTACGGTGTTTTACGGGTCATTGATGGTTCATGCGGGCGTGTTTTTATTACTGCGGATTCACCCGCTGCTGGAACAAGCCCCTGCGTTGCAATATTTGCTGCTGGCAGTCGGTGTCCTCACGGTGTTGTATGGCTGGCTGGGTGGCTTGGCACAAACCGATATTAAAACCTCGCTACTATTTTCTACCTTGGCACAAACCGGCTTGATGTTGATCGCGATTGCGCTGGGCTGGTATAGCTTGGCTCTGGTGCATCTGGTGTTGCACGCGGTGTGGCGGGCGTATCAATTTTTGCATTCGCCCTCGTTTGCGCTGCACACCCAATGGCAGGCGGCTCCCGCTGTTCCAGCATGGCTGGGGAAACGGCGCTGGTTGCACAATGCGGCCTTGCAACGTTTCTGGCTCGACCCGCTGGCGGATTGGTTGCTGGTAAAACCCACCGTTGCCCTGTCGCAGGAAGCACAAATCTTTGACGGGCAAATCCTCGACAAACTCAGCGGCACACCGGGACATCACAGCGGCATTGCTACCCTCGCGGATATGCAAGCCATGCAGCAAGGGCGCTTACGGGTAGAAAGCAGTATCGGCATTGGCTCTGGGCTATTCGGTAAGCTCATGCAGTGGATCGCCGAACGGCTGGAATGGTTTGAGCAACGCTTATTGCTGCAACAAGGCGGCGGCAAAGCCAAATCCATTCTGGATACCTTAGGGCGTTATTTGGATAAGATTGAACGCCTGCTCACTCAACCGCGTTATCTGGTGTTGCTGATTTTGGCAACGCTGGTCGTTATTTTTCAGGGGTAA